A stretch of DNA from Gammaproteobacteria bacterium:
TCACCAGCAGCATCAGCCCCCACATCATGTGCAGTTCCACTCCATCCGGCGACAGGCCGGGGAAGGAAATCACCGCGATGATGTTGAAGACGAACAGGATGATCGCCGCGGGACGGCCGGCCAGTCCCAGCGCCAGCAGCACCGGCATGGAAAGCTCGGTGGCAGTGCCCAGATAGGCCGCCACCGCGGGCGGCAGCAGGGGAACGTGATAGATATAGGTGAACAGGCCGATGGTGGCGTCGAAATTGTCGGTCTTGGTCAGCCCCGACATGAAAAACACCCGCGCCACCCAGAGCCGCAGCAACAGGTCGCCCACCGGCGCCAGCCATTCCAGCAGGGCCGTCAGGCGGTGGTACACGGACTGCACAGGGGTGATCAGAAACATGGATAGGTCTCCTTGAGGGAAGGGATTCGGTTACAGATCGCCCGTCTGCCAGGCGACGATCAATCCGGATGCAGCCAGCCAGGACAGGATCCGGTCGGGTGCAAAATCGGCGTCCTTCGCGCGCGCGGTCTCCCAGGCCGCCTCGATTCTGCAGCCTTGTTCCAGGGACCCGACGAAGGCGTACTCGGCCGGCTGCAGGCACCAAACCGCCACCCGCCCGCCGTCGCGCGCCACGGCCACCGATTCGCCGCCGGCGTCCAACGACACCGCTTCGCCCTCCCCGTCCGGCTGTTGGCAAAGGCGCCAGATGCGAAATACCGGATAGTCCGACCGCAGCAGCCGCAACGCGGGGTGCAATGCAAAACGCAGCCCGGGATAGGCCGCCTCCGGCAGACTGGTGAGCGCATCCAGCGGCGCACAGACCGCATCAGGAGCAAGCAGGCTTTCCTGGCACAACCAGTCCAGGCGTGCGCAGTCGCCCAGATAGGGCAGGCCGGCAACCGGCTCATAGGTCGAAATGAAATCCGCAAACCCGCGGCCGTAGTCGTCCAGGTTGCCGGAACGCGAGGGGTGGGATTCGGCAAAGCGCGTCGCCATAGCCTGAAAAAACGCCTCGCCGGTCAGGGCGCGCACCGTGGCGTAGGTCAACGCCAGTGCGGTAACCCGGTTTTCCCGCCAAGCGGCAGCGTAGACGTCGAGCCCGGTCCGCGGCCCGATGTGCCCGAGCGGCTCGCCTGCGTCGATGGCGCGTGCGAAACCGGCCAGTTGGTCATGCAGCCCGGTCATGCGGATGCCTCTCCAGCACATCGTCGGCGCGACGGGCTTCCTGCAGCAGCGTATCCAGCGGCGGCAGGTCCACGTCCCATTCGATCAGCGTGGGGCGTGCGCCGATACGGCGTATCAGCCGTTCGTACAGTGCCCATACGGGTGCGGCCACAGGACGATTGTGGGTGTCCACCAGCAATTCACGATCCGCGTGTTGCGCACGGGTATGCCCGGCGAGATGCACCTCCCGGACCAACTCGCCGGGCACGGCGTCCAGATAGGCGTCGGCATCAAAACCGGCATTGTGCGCATTCACGAACACGTTGTTCACATCGAGCAGAATGCCGCACCCGGCCCGGCGCGCGGTCTCCACCAGGAATACCCATTCAGGCATGTCGCTTTCAGCAAAGCCGGCATAGGCCGATACGTTCTCGATCAGGATCTGCCTGTCCAGCGCATCCTGCACACGC
This window harbors:
- a CDS encoding DUF692 domain-containing protein gives rise to the protein MTHPGPSKAVPILACAGIGLRAGHHETFVARRPAVGFLEVHSENFFAPGGPLPALLDDLRADYPLSFHGVGLSLGSTDVLDERHLGHLKTLVDRFEPGLVSEHLCWSSLDGVHYNDLLPLPFTEQAIAHCADRIVRVQDALDRQILIENVSAYAGFAESDMPEWVFLVETARRAGCGILLDVNNVFVNAHNAGFDADAYLDAVPGELVREVHLAGHTRAQHADRELLVDTHNRPVAAPVWALYERLIRRIGARPTLIEWDVDLPPLDTLLQEARRADDVLERHPHDRAA
- a CDS encoding DoxX family protein; amino-acid sequence: MFLITPVQSVYHRLTALLEWLAPVGDLLLRLWVARVFFMSGLTKTDNFDATIGLFTYIYHVPLLPPAVAAYLGTATELSMPVLLALGLAGRPAAIILFVFNIIAVISFPGLSPDGVELHMMWGLMLLVIVLRGPGKLSLDTLLERYLPALHRA
- a CDS encoding DNA-binding domain-containing protein, giving the protein MTGLHDQLAGFARAIDAGEPLGHIGPRTGLDVYAAAWRENRVTALALTYATVRALTGEAFFQAMATRFAESHPSRSGNLDDYGRGFADFISTYEPVAGLPYLGDCARLDWLCQESLLAPDAVCAPLDALTSLPEAAYPGLRFALHPALRLLRSDYPVFRIWRLCQQPDGEGEAVSLDAGGESVAVARDGGRVAVWCLQPAEYAFVGSLEQGCRIEAAWETARAKDADFAPDRILSWLAASGLIVAWQTGDL